In the genome of Brachypodium distachyon strain Bd21 chromosome 3, Brachypodium_distachyon_v3.0, whole genome shotgun sequence, the window GGACATCTCCAAAGGGGAGAGGCTGTACTATGATTACAATGGGTCTGAGCATGAGTACCCAACTCACCATTTTGTGTGATCTTGCTGAGCTAGTGTTCTGACCACCagcaaatttatttatttgtaacCCAAAtgaaatttgatcaaactgaTCATATCCCCAAGAGGCTAAGAGTCTGAGATGTGTCCCCCTCAAATTGGTGTACATTAGAATGTTAACCTGGGTAGATAAAGGGGAATATTGTTTTGTTCAGCATTGTTGTCTCCAATGAGTGATattgaatgaatgaatgaaaatCAATATTGGCAAAATGGGCTTGTTCATgtttgtctcgttttattgcACTTAACAATGGGCTTCGTGGCGCAGGAAGGGATCACATTTTGGATTGCAatgtttattttcattttagtTTGTGACATGTATTATCGTTGGAAAAGAAACTTGCTAGCCGTGAGGATTTGACAGCAGCAGCTGAGCTTATGAGCAGCTTGTATGCTGAGCATAACACCCTACACCATCCACAGTAATGTGCAATTCAGGCACTTTTATTCCATCTACAATGTGGAATGCAATAATTGAACACTTTCGTAATTCCtacgtccaacaaaggatgtctcaacttttattaaatttgaatgcatctatacactaaatcatatctagatacatccaaattttaacaaacttgagacatttttgtTGGCCGGGCCGGAAGGAGTATGAAATTCAGTCTAGGAATTGATAATCAACCATTTGAAAAGTGGGATTGAACTGAAATGATCCCTACAAATCTTCAAGCAGACTAGCAATGTCACAAAGGAACCCTATAAACTGAGAGCACACATAACAGGGCAATTGGTATAATAGAACAAGGAGCTAATACCAAAACCAATCTGGACGTGCAGtaaaaggagaggagaaaaCAGATGGCACAATAGGCAAAGTTCACTAGGATTGCATGCTAGCATACTGTCGATCAATATAAGGTACAGTTCATTGCTCACCAACAGTCTTATCTGACGAATCCCTTCGCATCAGAACAGGAAAAGTTTGAAGCTAAGATCACTGaattcaaatcaaatcaacaaaatGTTCAGAGCTAGAGCTAACTAGTAGAGATAGTACAGAAGTTTCCGACGGGCCTAATACAAGCAACTTTAGCATCACTACAGCGGCACGGCCATTGGTCTGAAGCAGGTGGGTTGTTGAGCAGTTTCAGTCCCTGTCTTCCCTTGCAGGCGAACGGCTGCACGGTGGGGAAAAAAAGCTCAGTATGAAGCGTCAAACATGGTTTTATCAAACATAGGATGCAAGTTTAGCATACTAACCTGCGGGGCCGGTCATAGCCAGGACTGGCTTCACGGCGTTCACGATCATACTTGGGGCTGCGCCTCTCATCACCTTTGCCCGCATACGGGCTTCCACCACGGACATAATCAGGGCTACCTCTGGCACCACCCTTGCCATAGTCCGGGCTGCCCCTCTCTCTGCCCCTGCCATAGTCCGGGCTGCCCCTTTCCCGCCCTCTACCATAAGGACTCCCAGAGCGACCACGGTTGTCCCTTCTGTCCGGAGATCTATCACGACCACCTCTCCTTTCTGGACTGTATCCGTTCCTTTTCTCATCATCGTCACGAAGTGCATACTCAACAGAGATGACCCTGTCCATCAGGGTGCTGGCAAAAAGAAGGATGGATTGAGTTACGCAGTAGGATGACTACAATGAAGCTTTAGCTATTACAAAAGGCGAtacagcaaaacaaaaaatgacaCGGCAGTTCAAGTATCCATTATAAGCACATGCCAAGAACGAGTGTTAAAATACCTTCCATTAGTACCATCCAGTGCTTTAGTAGCATCCTCCTGTGATTCATACTGGACAAAGGCAAAGTTCCTTCTGATTCTGATATTCGCAATCTTGCCATACTGATCAAAGTGTTTCTCCAGATCTCTTGTTCTTGTGCTGATTGGATCAAAGTTAATCACAAACAAGGTTTTGGTTGGTTTCACACTGGTTGGAGATCTCTTGGGATTTCCTTTTCGACCACCACTGCGATCCTCCTATACAGATAATAGACGGTGAGCATTAAGAAAACTGTAAGGTCACTGAAAGCTGACTGGTAATTATTTGCTTACAACTACTCACCTTTGTCCACTCAACTCTAAGTCTCCTCCCTTTTCTGCCAAAGTCAGTTCTGTCAAGTCTGTGAATAGCATCTTCAGCATCACGTTCGTCTTCCATGTAGACAAACGCAAATCCTTAAATGTTGAACATGAAAAAGAAGTGACTGGTTATTCAAGGAAATGAAACATGTTACAACCCCTAGGGTAAACAGAGACAGATGAGTATGATGAACAAAATCTTTTCAAGGTAAAAATCCATAAGATCACCTCGTGAAGCTACAAAATGATACGCCAGAACGAATAGGAACAGACCTTGTGTATGTTGCACTAAATGATGTCAGAGTACAGTAATCCAAATGTTCATGGTACACCAaaagtggtggtggtgcaaCCTCCACTCTTCTCCAGCCGGCCGTGAGATTGGCATGGTTGGATTGGCGTGGGAGATTGTAATCGGGCGGGAGAGGAGGGTGCGACATTGATGTAAAAGTAAGGCATCAGTCACGAGGTGGTCGTTTCCAAGTGAACAGATGCCAGGGTGGACTGTGAACTCCTGGTAATGGACAGGGCATGAGTCGGGGCTCAGGCAGGAAAGGTAGAGCCCAGTCCATCAACAAGGAAGAGCACAGGTGCTCCATGATATTCCTGCGGCAAAGAAATAATTGAGTACTGGACCTAAACTTTAAGAAATAATTTTTTCGAAATTTATCCTGGTTCGGACTTGTCCAATGACTTCACAACATAACATAAACATAATCCGATTCTGCTGAACCTTCTCTGGCTTTAAAGTGGATACAGAACAACTTCGTCCATATCATATCTCATAACAGATCACAACGCCCCCCACCATGGATGGTTGTAGAAAAAGATGTCAGTCTTTGCCGCAGTAGGTACAGCTGTTTCCACTTGGCATTCAACCAATCTTGTTGAAGTCAACTTGGTGCACCACACAGTTGGAAGGCATATACAGAGATCACATAGTTGTGCAAATCATATACCTtcttgagtaaatttcagttTGCACCAGGCATATTGGATTTAACAAAAACTCAATTTAAATCTATTTATACCAGTATTTCACTTATAAGCTGAACTTTTAAAGAGTTTGGTGACTTACTTAACTGAATACTGAGACTGAGATAGCTGTGATGGCAGTTTAGATTGCAAAAAGGGCCACCTACATGTAAAAGAATGAGCGTAATTAGTTCTACCTGTCTTTATGTCAACACGCTCCACCCTTCCATACTTGCTGAAAAGACGCTCGATTTCAGACTGGCGAGCATCGTAGTCAAGGTTCCCACAGAAAATTGGCCTCATGTTACTGGACAAACAGCTCTTCTCCAAACCTATCCAAAGATAAAAGTCAAATAAACTGTTAATCATGACCACATGCAAGTTCAAATTTAACGTAATCAAGTGGGCTGCTAGCAGAATTACAACACAAACCCTCAAGAGGCAATAGCAGATTTGCCTGTAGAGTCAATATTCCAGAAAAATTTATAAACAAATTAGAAACAGAGAAACATCACTGGCAGATTTGACACATATTAGCACATTTGGGGTACATCCATAAATATAAGGAGTTGGCATTGACTAGCTAGGTTCAGCTTTTGCTCAAATGGATGCAAACTTGAGCTTTTGCCTGGAAGCTCAAAAAAGAAGGTGTTCAACAGAACTGCGGCCAGATGACTCCAACGACCATCCAATCGGTAAATGCAAATGTTGTTTTATTGATCTGCAGTCTAAAATAATACTCCccccgtccaacaaaagatgtctcaagtttgttaaaatttggacgtatctagacatgacttagtgtataaatgcattcaaatttagtcaaagttgagacatcctttgttggacggagggagtaataataaTACTGATCTCTACGATGATAATACGGGATGACTTAAAATACGAGCGCAGTGAAGTGGAGTTGTCCTAAAGTTGATCTAGAtctacaaaataaaatagccGCTAGTCACTGGCAGCATAAGTGGAAGAAAAGTCAAATTACTTAATGCATATCGGAAACAAAATTTTACACACAACTGACAGGGTAATAGTAGCAAATACAGGTTATCATGGCAAGAGACAGGCATCAGCTGCGCAGTTTACTCCGTCCCTAAACACGACGCAGATTTTTGAGGCGGTAACATGAAAAAAAACGAGGCTGCATAGTACTGTATAGCACAGCACGAGCTGCCCGGCGGACCGTCCGCACTCGCTCCTCCGCGCTCAGGATCTCCCGGTGAGACGGAATCAACAGAAGCTAGgaaataaatcaacaaacacCCTAGGAAAACCCCCCGCCAGATCTGAGATCCCGGGAGCTTCGGCCGGGGGAGCGAGCGAGCGCCAGATCCATGGGGAGGTGGAGGGGGGACACGGCGTACACTGGGGCTGCGAATCGTACCttgcgacggcggcggggagggcgAAACCCTAGGTACCTCCGGGGGGCAGGGGCACTGGTTCGGctcggaggaggcggcgaagggaggagaggaagagggattTGTCCGTGCGTGCGAGGGAGTGGGTTTATACGGCGACGAAGAGC includes:
- the LOC100841146 gene encoding serine/arginine-rich splicing factor RS41 isoform X1, whose protein sequence is MRPIFCGNLDYDARQSEIERLFSKYGRVERVDIKTGFAFVYMEDERDAEDAIHRLDRTDFGRKGRRLRVEWTKEDRSGGRKGNPKRSPTSVKPTKTLFVINFDPISTRTRDLEKHFDQYGKIANIRIRRNFAFVQYESQEDATKALDGTNGSTLMDRVISVEYALRDDDEKRNGYSPERRGGRDRSPDRRDNRGRSGSPYGRGRERGSPDYGRGRERGSPDYGKGGARGSPDYVRGGSPYAGKGDERRSPKYDRERREASPGYDRPRSRSPAREDRD
- the LOC100841146 gene encoding serine/arginine-rich splicing factor RS41 isoform X2; protein product: MEDERDAEDAIHRLDRTDFGRKGRRLRVEWTKEDRSGGRKGNPKRSPTSVKPTKTLFVINFDPISTRTRDLEKHFDQYGKIANIRIRRNFAFVQYESQEDATKALDGTNGSTLMDRVISVEYALRDDDEKRNGYSPERRGGRDRSPDRRDNRGRSGSPYGRGRERGSPDYGRGRERGSPDYGKGGARGSPDYVRGGSPYAGKGDERRSPKYDRERREASPGYDRPRSRSPAREDRD